A stretch of DNA from Rathayibacter sp. VKM Ac-2762:
TCGCGGAGGGAGGCGTTCACGCGGGCGCGGGTGACGACCGTCTCGCGGGCCTGGGGGCGCACGATCAGGTCGAGGTAGCGCTGGCGCATCCGGGTCTCGTCGCCGAGCTCGTTGTGCAGGTTCGGCAGCGGCAGGATCGCCTTCGCGGCGATCGTCCACTCCGACACCCACACGCTCAGCTCGCCGCGCTTGCTCGAGACGACCTCGCCCTCGACGAAGAGGTGGTCGCCCAGGTCGACGAGCTCCTTCCACGCCGCGAGCGACTCCTCGCCCACGTCGCCCAGCGAGACCATGGCCTGGATCCGCTCGCCGTCGCCGGCCTGCAGGGTCGCGAAGCAGAGCTTGCCCGTGTTGCGCTGGAACACTACGCGGCCCGCGAGGCCGACGCGCTCGCCGGTCTTCACGTCCGGCTCGATGCCCTCGTGGCGCGCCCGGACGGCCGCGATGGTGTCGGTGACTCCGACCGCGACGGGGTAGGCGCCGGCGCCGAGGTCGTCGCCCGCGAGCTCGAGCAGGCGCTCGCGCTTGGCGAGGCGGACGGCCTTCTGCTCGGAGGCCTCCTGCTGCGCGGCCCGCTCGGCGGCGGCCTGCTCGGAGTCGGACTGCTCGGCGGCGGGGGTCGTGGACTCGGGGACGTCGGGGGTGTCGGCCATGAGGGGTCGCGGTGCTTTCGGTTCGGGGCGGACGGCCGCGATCAGGCGAGCAGGATCGGGGCGTTGTCGAGGAGGCGGGTGGTGCCGACGATCGCGGCGACGAGCACGAGTGCCGGGCCGCGGTGGTCGGCGTCGACCGGGAGGAGCGTCGCGGGATCCACGACGACGAGGTAGTCCAGCTTAACGAGCGGCTCGGCGTGCGCGACGGCCTCGGCGGCCTCGATCGCCGCGGCGGCACCGCGGTCCGCGGCTTCCGCGGCGGCCGCGAGGAGGCGCGGCAGCACGAAACCCGCGCGGCGCTGCTCCTCGTCGAGGTAGCGGTTGCGGCTGGAGCGGGCGAGCCCGTCCTCCTCCCGCACGATGCCGACGCCCTCGATCTCCACGGGCAGGTCGAGGTCGCGGACCATGCGGCGCACGAGGAACAGCTGCTGCGCGTCCTTCTGCCCGAAGACCGCGACGTCCGGCTGGGCGATGCTCAGGAGCTTGGCGACGACGGTGAGCATCCCGTCGAAGTGGCCCGGCCGCGCGCGCCCCTCGTAGAGGCCGCCGACCTCCCCCGCGACGACCCTCGTGGAGGACGGCCCGTCGGGGTACATCTCGGCGACTCCCGGAGCGAAGAGGAGGTCGGCCCCGGCCGCGTCGAGCAGGGCGGTGTCGCCCTCGAGGTCGCGCGGATAGCGGTCCAGGTCCTCGGTCGGACCGAACTGCAGCGGATTCACGAACACCGACACGACGACGACGTCGGCCAGCTCGCGCGCCCGCTCGACGAGGGCGAGGTGCCCGGCGTGCAGGGCGCCCATCGTCGGCACGAGCGCGATGCGCCGACCGGCCCGCCGCGCCTCCTGCAGCCGCTCGCGGAGGTCGCCGATGCGGTGGACGGTGCTGATCACCCGACGATGCTACCGGCGGGCCCGCGACCAACGGGGCCCTCGGCACGGAGACGCCGTGCTCCTCCGCGAGGCACCGCCTCCCGAGCGGCGTCCCACCCGGGGAGCGGCGTCTCGAGCGGCGCCGCCCGTCAGCCCGCCGCGCGGCGCAGGGCGTCGTCGACGGAGGAGCGGACGAGACTGGAGAGGAAGAAGCCCGGCTTCTCGACGCCGATGCCCGCCAGCAGGCCCGCCGCCTGGTCGACGATCGCGGTCGAGAAGGTCGTGGCGGTCGAGACGGCCTCCGCGTAGGCGGCGCGGTCCGACTCCGCCACGGTCACCGGCTCCCCGCCCATCTCGACCACCAGCGCCTGCGCGATCGGCAGCACCGGGCCCGGTGCCGACACGGCGAAGTAGGTCTCGGCGAGGCGCGCCAGGTCGAGGCTGGTGCCGCTGAAGGCCATCGCCGGGTGGACTGCCAGGGGGATGACCCCGGAGGCGAGCGCCGGAGCGAGCACCCCGTAGCCGTGCTCAGGCGCCGTGTGCAGCACCAGCTGGCCGGGCTGCCACGCTCCGGTCGCGGCGAGCCCCGCGACCAGGGCGGCGATCTCGCTCCCGGGGACGGCGACGATCACCAGCTCGCTGCGCTCGACGAGCTCGGGGATCGCGAGCACGGGGACTCCGGGGAGCAGCGCATCGGCGCGCTCGCGGCCGCTCTCGCTGGTGGTGGCGATACCGATCACGGCGTGGCCGGCCCCGGCGAGCGCGGCACCGAGCACCGGGCCCACGCGTCCGGCACCGATCACGCCGACGCCCAGGCGTCCGTCGCGGCGGTTCTCAGGCATGCGGTTCCCCCTCCGGAGCGGGCCAGTCGGGCAGGGCGGGTGCGGCCGCTCGCCGCCCCCACTGGTGGCTCGCGTCACGGTCGGCGGCCCGCACTCCGGCCGCCGCGAGGCTCTCGAAGAAGGCGAGTCCGTCGGCTGCGCTCATCACCGGCACGAGCGGAGTGACGGGGCCGGCCACCGTGTGCACGCGCGCCGAGGCCAGCCCGAGCAGGCGCTGGAGCGGTCCCTGCTGGACCCCGACGCTCTGCATCCGCGCCAGGGGCACCACGGCGACCCGCCGCCAGACCGCTCCGCTGCGCAGGATCGCGACCTCGTCCGTCAGCCGGTACCCGGTCCTCCGGAACGAGAAGGGGCGGAGCCACACCGCCGAGCGCGGCGCCCGGGTGAAACCGGCCGCGTCGCGGTGCCGGAGCGCGTCGCCGACGGGCGTCGACTCCGCTCCCTCGGCCGGTCCGGGCAGCAGGAGGGCGAGGACGCGCTCGACGGCGGCGAGGTCGCCCACGGGCAGGATCGTGGTGTTCGGCTCGCCGTTCGCCCCGCGGGAGGCCGCGTGGCCGGCGCGGTCGATCCGCACCTGCCACCAGCCGAACGGGCGCCAGAGCAGCGGCTGCGTGATCTCGACGGCATGGATCCGGCCGGGCGGGATCGTGTCGCTGCTGGTCGAGAGCACGCCGTAGCCGACCCGCACTCCGTCGGGCGTCGCGGCGATCGAGTACCGGAGCGAGCGCACGAACTGGCGGACGTAGTAGCTGCCCGAGCCGATCAGGCCCGGCAGGATCGCGAAGAGCACGTAGGGCGAGCCGTAGACGGCGACGAACACCACGGCGACGACCGAGGCGGCCAGGAACAGCGTGAAGCCGCTGAAGACGAGCGAGCCGAGGAGCCGGCCCGGCGGGATCGAGACGACCGACTCGGGCGGCGTCTCGTCCTGAGGCTCGCCGAACTCCTCCAGCCGGCGCGCCAGGAACCCGCCCGCCGGAGCCGCACCGTCGACCGTCGCCTCCCGCTCGCGCACCCCGGAGGCGAGCCGCAGGATGTCGCGGCGCAGGGCGTCCACCAGCCGCGAGCCGAGGTACGACAGCTGGACGTTCGCGTCCTGCCCGGCCACGCTCACCTCGAGCTTCGCGGCCCCGAACAGCCGCGCGAACAGCGGACGCTGCACCGCGATGCCCTGGATGCGGTCCAGCCGCGCCCGCCGGTTGGTCCGGAAGAGCACGCCGGAGCGCACCTCGACGAGCTCGTCCGTGATGCGGAAGGTGTGCATCCGCCAGGACAGCCAGAACGCGAAGACGGCGACCGCCAGGCCCACCGCGACCGCCAGCAGCGCCCAGCCGACGAGACCGCGGCGCAGCAGCTCGTCGACCGGATCGCCGCTCTCGTACCCCTCAGGCCCGGGCAGGAACAGCTCGACCAGGCGCTCGCGGAGGTTCGTGATCACGATGCCGAGGACGACCAGCAGGCCGATCCCGCCCTTGAGGACCGGGGTCGCGGGATGGAGGCGGTGCCACTCCCCGTCGGCGAGGTCCGTCTCGACGGCGCGGAGCTCGGTCACAGGCCGGCCCGGCGCGACTCGGCGAGCTCGACCAGGCGGTCGCGGAGCTCCTCCGCGTCCTGCTCGGCCAGGCCCGGGATGCTGACGCCGGTCGCCGCGGCGGCGGTGACGAAGCGGAGGTCGGCGAGGCCGAGCGCCCGGGCGAGCGGCCCGCGGTTGACGTCGATGAGCTGCATCCGCCCGTACGGCACCGACACGAAGCGCTGGAACATGATGCCGCGGCGGAAGAGGAGGTCGTCCTGGCGCAGGAGGTAGCCGTAGGCGCGCGCACGGCGCGGGGCCACGATCAGGAGGGTCACCGCGAGGGCGGCCGCGGCGGCCATCGGGATCCAGCCCCACGGCAGGCCGATCAGCATCAGCACCACGGGCACGGCGAGCAGCAGCACGCTCGACACGATGGCCGACACGACCTCGACCGCGACGTACCGGGGCGAGACGCGGCGCCACTCCCCCGTGATGTCGAGGCGGTCCCGCCGGCGTCCCCTCGCGTCGCGGCGGGTCGTCGGCGACGCGTCCTCGGGCTCGGCGGGCATGGCGTCGTCCTCACTGCCCGCGGCGGTCCGGGCGTCGGCGTCAGGCGTGGTTCACCTCGCCGACGGCGCTGTCGTCGTCGTCGCTCGGCGGGATGGTGCACAGGTGCTCGGCGACCAGGCCGGCCACCAGCAGGACGAGCGCACCCACGATGGTCGCGACGTCCTGCCACACGGAGCCTAGCGAAGGGATCGCACGGCTCAGCAGGTACACCAGGATGCCGCCGGAGGCTCCGAGCAGCAGAGCACCGACGTGGCTGGACGCCTTCGCCAGCACCACGACGCGCATCGCCCGGAACGGATCGATGGGCCGGCGCAGCGTGCCCTTCGTGGCGCGGTGGATCGGGACGGCGAAGCCGAGCACGAGGGCCGCGACCACGATCAGGGTCAGCGGAACCGTCAGCGGCGGGATGAGCACGGGGCGGCCGGCGGCGGCGATCGCGAGGTCGAGGAGGAACCCCGCGACGGCCCCGGCGAGGCCGAGTCCGAGCAGGGTGCTGATGCGGGTGCGCCTCACGGGGTCCTGCTCTCGGGGTCGGCGGTGGTGCCGCGGGCGGAGTCGCTCCCCGGCCAGGTCAGCCCGGCCGGGTGGTCGGTCACGCGGTCGGTCGCCCGTGCGCGCAGCTCGGCCACGGGTCCGGCCCCGGGAAGGACCGCCGCCGGCTCGACGTCGAGCCACGGCTCGAGCACGAACGCCCGCTCGGCCGCCCGCGGGTGCGGGAGGGTCAGGTGCGCGTCGTCGCGGAGCACGCCGCCGACCGCGATCACGTCGATGTCGAGGGTCCGGTCGCCCCAGCGCTCCTCGCCCTCGCCGCGGATCCGGCCGCCGGCCGATTCGATCGCCGCCGTCGCCGCGAGCAGGTCGTCGGGCTCGAGGACGGTCGAGCCGGTCACGACCGCGTTGAGGTACCCGGGCGCGTCCTCGTCGACGCCCTCGGGCTTCCACGCGGGCGACTCCACGACCTTGGACACCGCCTCGATGCGCAGGCCCGGCGTCGTGGCGAGGGCCCGCAGCGCCTCCTCGAGGTGCGCCTGGCGGTCGCCGAGGTTGCTGCCGAGGGCGAGCACGACGTGGCGCACCGGGCGGACGCGCTCCTGCCGCGGCCTCACGAGCGGGTCCTCGTGATCTGCACGGCGACGTCCTCGAACGGCAGCGGGATCGGCGCGTCCGGCTTGTGGACGGTGATGCGGACGACGTCGGCGGCGGCGAAGCCCAGGGCCACCCGGGCGAGGCGCTCGGCCAGGGTCTCGATGAGGTCGACCGGGTCGCGGGTCACCGCGTCGGCCAGGGCGATCGCGAGCTCGCCGTAGTGCACCGTCTCGGCCAGCGCGTCGCCCTCGGCGGCCGGCGCGGTGTCGAGCCAGACCGTCGCGTCGATCACGAAGTCCTGGCCGTTCTCGCGCTCGAAGTCGAAAACGCCGTGGTGCGCGCGCACGCGCAGCCCGGTGAGGGTGATGGAGTCGCGCACGGCCAGGGCGGCGGGGTCGATCGCGGTCACGGGGTCTCCTCCTGGAGTCGGGCGGCGAGGGCCAGGGCGCGGGCGGACGAGCGGACGTCGTGGACCCGGACGCCCCAGGCGCCGTGCCCGGCGGCGACGAGGCTCAGCATGGCGGAGACCTCGTCGCGCTCGGCGGCCGGGGCGCCGGCGGGGGCGAACGGAGCGAGGAACCGCTTGCGCGAGTGGCCGACCAGGACCGGGAAGCCCAGCGAGACGATCGCGTCGAGCCCGGCCAGCAGCGCCCAGTCGTGCGCGCCGACCTTCGCGAAGCCGAGGCCGGGGTCGAGCAGGAGGCGGTCGTCCCGGATCCCGGCCTCACGGGCGGCGTCGACGCGGCGCTCGAGCTCGCCGCGGACGTCCGCCACCACGTCGCCGTAGGACGCGAGAGCGGTCATGCCCGCGCTGTGCCCGCGCCAGTGCATCGCGATGTAGACGGCGCCGCGCTCGGCGACGAGCGGGAGCATCCGCGGATCGGCGAGGCCGCCGGAGACGTCGTTGACGACGACGGCGCCGGCGTCCAGGGCGGCCTCCGCCGTGGCGGCGCTCATCGTGTCGATGCTGACGCGCACCCCCTCCGCGGCGAGGGCGCGGACGACGGGCAGCACGCGGCCCTGCTCGGCGGCGGAGTCGACGCGCGCCGCACCGGGGCGGGTGCTCTCGCCGCCGACGTCGACCAGGTCCGCGCCGAACGCGGCGGGTCCGTCCCCGGCGGGCCGGGTCAGGTCGAGGCCGTGACGGACGGCGTCGTCGACGGACAGCCAGCGGCCGCCGTCGCTGAACGAGTCCGGAGTGACGTTGAGGATCCCGAGGAGCGCGGCGCGGCCGGTCGGCGTGAGGTCGGCGACGGTGGTGGCCACGTCACTCCCCCCGCGCGGCGCCGATCAGCGCGATGATCTCGGCGCGGGCGGCCGGGTCGGCGAGGGAGCCGCGGGCGGCGACCGTCACGGTCGAGCTCGCGGTCTGGCGCGGCCCGCGCATCCGCACGCAGCCGTGCTCGGCGTCGACCACGACGAGCACGCCCTCGGGAGCGAGGCCCTGCTCGAGCGCGTCGGCGATCTGCTCGGTCATCCGCTCCTGGATCTGCGGTCGCGAGGCGACCGTCTCGACCACGCGCGGCAGCCGGCCGAGGCCGACGACCCGCTCGCGCGGCCGGTAGGCGATGTGCGCGACGCCGAGGAACGGCAGGAGGTGGTGCTCGCAGACGGAGCGGAAGGCGAGGTCGCGCACGACCACCGTCTGGTCGAGCGGCGACTCCTGGCCGCCCTCGACCACCGCGAACGTCTCGGTCAGCTGGGCCGGGGCGTCGTCGTCGAACCCGCCGAAGAACTCCTCGTACGCCTCGGCGAACCGCCGCGGCGTGTCGAGGAGTCCCTCGCGGCCCGGGTCGTCCCCGATGGCCGCGAGGATCTCGGCGACGGCCGCCTCGATGCGCGCCTTGTCGACGGGCACGCGCGCGCTACGCCGTCGCGGGGCGCGGGTTGATCAGCGGCGGGCGCTTCGGCGCGACCTCGTCGGCACCGGCGGAGGAGACTCCCCCGTCGGTCGCACCCGAGTCGATCGGCGCCTTGGCGACCGGGACCGCGATGGGCGGCAGGTCGGACAGGGGGCGCTTGTCGCTCGAGAGCCACTGCGGGCGCTCGTCGATGCGGCGGACGTCCTTGAAGATCTCGGCCAGCTGGTCGTGGTCGAGCGTCTCCTTCTCGAGCAGCTCCATCGCGAGGCGGTCGAGGATGTCGCGGTTGTCGTTGATGACCTGCCACGCCTCGTCGTGCGCCTGCTCGATGAGCTGGCGCGTCTCGGCGTCGACCGTCTCGGCGATCTGCTCGGAGTAGTCGCGCTGGTGGCCCATGTCGCGGCCGAGGAACATCTCGCCCGACGACTGGCCGAGCTTGACCGCTCCGACGTTCGCGGACATGCCGTAGTCGGTGACCATCTTGCGGGCGATGGAGGTCGCCTTCTCGATGTCGTTCGACGCTCCGGTGGTGGGGTCGTGGAAGACGATCTCCTCCGCGACGCGGCCGCCCATCGCGTACGTGAGCTGGTCGAGGAGCTCGTTGCGGGTCGTGGAGTACTTGTCCTCCAGCGGGAGCACCATCGTGTAGCCGAGGGCGCGACCGCGCGGAAGGATCGTGACCTTGGTCACGGGGTCGGTGTGGCGCATCGCCGCCGCCGCCAGAGCGTGTCCGCCCTCGTGGTAGGCGGTGATCAGCTTCTCCTTGTCGCGCATGACCCGCGTGCGGCGCTGCGGCCCCGCGATGACGCGGTCGATGGCCTCGTCGAGCGCGCGGTTGTCGATCAGCTGCGCGTTGGAGCGGGCGGTGAGCAGCGCGGCCTCGTTGAGGACGTTGGCCAGGTCGGCGCCGGTGAAGCCCGGGGTCTTGCGGGCGACGACCTCGAGGTCGACGCCGCCGGCGAGCGGCTTGCCGCGGCCGTGGACCTCGAGGATCCGCTTGCGGCCGAGCAGGTCGGGGGCGTCGACGCCGATCTGGCGGTCGAAGCGGCCCGGACGCAGCAGTGCGGGGTCGAGGATGTCGGGGCGGTTCGTCGCCGCGATCAGGATGACGTTCGTCTTGACGTCGAAGCCGTCCATCTCGACCAGCAGCTGGTTGAGGGTCTGCTCGCGCTCGTCGTGACCGCCGCCCATGCCGGCGCCGCGGTGGCGGCCGACGGCGTCGATCTCATCGACGAAGATGATGGCCGGCGAGTTCTCCTTCGCCTGCTGGAACAGGTCGCGGACACGGCTCGCGCCGACGCCGACGAACATCTCGACGAAGTCCGATCCGGAGATGGAGTAGAAGGGGACGCCCGCCTCGCCCGCGACCGCGCGCGCCAGCAGGGTCTTGCCGGTGCCGGGGGGGCCGTAGAGCAGGACGCCCTTCGGGATGCGGGCGCCGACGGCCTGGAACTTCGCGGGCTCCTTGAGGAACTCCTTGATCTCGTGCAGCTCCTCGATCGCCTCGTCGGCGCCGGCGACATCGCCGAACGTGACTTTGGGCGACTCCTTCGAGACGAGCTTCGCCTTCGACTTGCCGAACTGCATGACGCGGTTGCCGCCGCCCTGCATGCCCGAGAGCATCAGCCAGAAGAACGCGCCGATCAGCAGGATGGGGAGCAGGAAGCCGAGAGCCGAGAGGAACCAGTTGGTCTGCGGGACCTCGTCGTTGTAGCCGGTGCTGCCGAGATCGGCCGCGGACACCGCGTCGACGACCTCCGCGCCGCGAGGGGCCACGTAGTAGAACTGCACCTGCGTGCCGTTGTCGCCGTCGGCCTGCTTGAGCGTGAGATCGACGCGCTGCTCGCCGTCCACGATCTTCGCCGAGTCGACCTTGCCGTCCTTCAGGAGGTCGAGACCCTCCTGCGTCGTGACCGGCCGGAAGCCGGACATGGTGATCAGCGAGGAGCCGATCCACACCGCGACGATCGCCAGGACGACGTAGAGGATGGGACCCCGGAAGATGCGCTTCACGTTCATGCTTGTTGCGGGTGCGACACCCGGCGCCTTTCTGACGAGGAGATTGTGGCTGCCAGGCTACCTCCCGCACTCTGAGCGCCGCCCACGCGTTCGCCGTGGGCCGAACGGCCGCGGGCTGTGTGGTCCGGCGGGGATGCGGCGGGCCGCATCCCCGCGCGCGGTCGGCTTCGCGACGGGGTGCGTTCCGCAGAGCGGGTGCTGTCGGACTGCCGGGAAACGCTGGCACGCGTTTCCCGGTCCGCGTCCTCTGCCTTGCGGGTGGAGGTCGCGGGGATCGGCGCTTCGGCGGTAGGGACGCGCCGCGAGAGCGCAGGAGTTGTCGCACTCGAGCTCGACAGCGACGACTACTGCGGTCTCGGGAAGGAGGCGAAGGTGTCCGGGCGGGGCGCGCCGCGAGAGCGCAGGAGTTGTCGCACTCGAGCTCGACAGCGACGACTACTGCGGTCTCGGAGGGGGCGAAGGTGTCCGGGCGGGGCGTGCCGCGGCGAGGGGCAGCAGGCGCGGACGGCAGACCGGGCCCGCCCGGCCGGGTCAGGCCGACTCGAGGAGGGGCTCCGGGTCGCGGAGGGCGGGCACGAGGCCGCGGCGGCGGCGGGCGGCGGCCAGCACGGTCACGGCGAGCGCCCCGACCAGCCAGAGCACGAGCACCAGGACCGCGTGCGCGACTCCGATGCTGCCGCCGGCGATCAGCGAGCGGAACGCCTCCACCGTCCAGGTCAGCGGCAGCACGCCGTGGATCGCCTGGAAGAAGGCGGGAGCGGTCTCGACCGGGTAGGTGCCTCCGGCCGAGGACAGCTGCAGCACGATCATCAGCAGCGCCAGGAACCGGCCCGGGGCGTCCAGCAGCGCGATCAGCGCCTGGTTGATCGCCACGAAGGTGAGGCTCGTGAGCACGGCGATCCCGATCAGCCCGGGCAGGTTCGACGCCTCGACGCCCACTCCGAAGCGGATGACGAGCGCTGCCAGGACGCCCTGGGCGACCGCCATCAGCGCGCCGGGCAGGTAGCTGCGCAGCGCGATGACCCAGGCGGGCCGGCGCGCGGCGAGGAGGCGGGAGCTGAGCGGGGCGCTCATCAGGTAGAAGGCGAGCGCGCCGACCCAGAGCGCGAGCGCCATGAAGTAGGGGGCGAGGCCGTAGCCGTAGGACGGCACGCGGTTCATCCGCTCGGCGTCGATCCCGACCGGGGCGGCCGCGACGGTGCTGAGCTCCTGAGCCTGCTCGCCGGTGTAGGTGGGCACGTCGTCCGCGCCGTCCGAGAGCTTCGTGTCGAGGGTGCGCGATCCCGAGGCGAGCGAGTCGATCCCGTCGGCGAGGTCCTGCGAACCGGTGGCCGCGTCGGCCGAGCCGGTCGCGGCGGTCTCGGCGCCGTCCGCGAGGTCCGAGGCGCCCGTCGCGAGGGCGGCCGTCCCGGAGGCGAGGTCGGAGGCGCCGGCGGCCGCGGAGGCGATTCCGCTGGTGAGCGGGCCGACCGCGCCGGAGAGGGTGTCCACTCCGCCGGCGACCTGCGCGGCTCCGCTGTCGAGGGTCGCAGCTCCCTGGGCGAGGGCCTGCGCACCGGTCTGCAGCTTCTGGGCGCCGTCGGCGGCGGCGGTCGCCCCGGTGGACAGAGCGGCGGTGCCGGTCGCGAGGTCGGCGGCTCCGCCCGAGACCGTGGCGGCACCGGCGGCGAGCGCCGTCAGTCCGCTGCCGTCGTCGCCGACGAGCGCGGTCGCACCGGAGGCGAGCGTCTGCGCGCCCGCGTCCGCCGAGGCGGCTCCGCCCGCGAGAGCGGCCGCACCCTGCTCGAGGGCGGTCAGCTCGGCCACGCGCTGGGCGTCGGACAGCGAGTCGTACCGCGAGAGCAGGGAGGCGAGGCCGGAGTCGACGCCGGTCGCCCCGGTGGCGAGTCGCGGAGTGGCGGTCGCGAGCGCTCCCGCGCCGGTCGCGAGCTGCTGGGCTCCTGCGAGGGCCTTCCCCGCTCCGTCGGAGAGGGAGGCGGACCCGGTGGCCAGCGCCTCGGCGCCGGACGCCGCCGAGGCCGCGCCGTCCTTCAGGGTCGACGTCCCCGCGGCGAGGTCGGTGGCGCCCGAGGCGAGCGACGCCGCTCCGCCGTCGAGCTGCTGGGCGCCGTCGGCGACCGTGCGGGCTCCCGTGTCGAGCGCCGCCGCCTGGTCGGGCAGCTGCCCGGTCCCGCTCGCGATCCGCTGGAGTCCCGACGAGAGGTCGGACGCTCCGGAGGCCGCGCTCCCCGCGCCCGAGCGGAGGGAGTCGGCGCCGGTCGCCAGCTGCGCGGTGCCGTCCTGCAGCTGCGCGAGCCCGACGACCAGCTCGGAGGAGCCGGACGCGGCGGTCCCGGCGCCGTCCGCCAGCTGAGCGGCGCCGTCGGCCGCCTGCTCGAGGCTCGAGTGCACGTCGGTGAAGCCGAGGTAGACGTTCTCGAGGTAGGTCGCGCCGACCTTCTCCTCCAGCGTCTTCGTCACGGTGGTGCCGATGGTGGAGGCGATGTTGCCGACGATCAGGTTGGCCGCGTCGTTCGTCTCGATCGACAGCTTCGCCTGCACGGCCGCGGCGGGGTCGTCGCCGCCGACCGAGGCGACGTCGGCCGAGAAGCCGGCCGGCACCGTCAGGACGGCGAGGACGTCGCCGGAGGCGAGCTCGCGGGACGCCTCGTCGGCACCGGTCGCCGTCCAGGCGAAGTCCGAGCCGGACGTGTCGGTGGTGAGCTGCTCGGTCAGGTCGTCGCCGAGGGCGAGCGCGGAGCCGTCCGAGGCGGTCGCGCCGGTGTCCTCGTTGACGATCGCGGCGGGCACCGTGTCGAGGTGGTGCGTGGGATCGAGGTTGGCCGAGGTCAGCAGTCCCGCGTAGATCAGCGGGATGAGCGCGATCGCGGCGAAGACGACGACGAGGCGCGGGTTCACGGCGCGCAGGGCGCGGCGGAGCGGGGAGGTGGTCATGGTCCTTCTACTTCGTGGAGTGCAGGGCGGCGAGCCGCGGCGAGGCGACTCCGGTGACGAGGAGCTCGGCGATGTCGGCGGAGGCCGAGGCCGCGGGACGGCGGGCGTCGCCGTCGAGGAGCCAGCCGACGACAAGCCAGGTGGTGCCGGCGGCGAGGAGGACGGCGAAGCGCTCGACGCGTGCGTGGTCGCCGCCGCCCGATCCGCGCTCGGCGAGGGGCGAGAAGGCGAGGAGCCGCTGCGCGAGGAACGCGACGACCGACTCCTGAACGGCGCGGGCCGTGCCTCCGCTCAGCACGCGGCGGTAGAAGTC
This window harbors:
- the panC gene encoding pantoate--beta-alanine ligase translates to MISTVHRIGDLRERLQEARRAGRRIALVPTMGALHAGHLALVERARELADVVVVSVFVNPLQFGPTEDLDRYPRDLEGDTALLDAAGADLLFAPGVAEMYPDGPSSTRVVAGEVGGLYEGRARPGHFDGMLTVVAKLLSIAQPDVAVFGQKDAQQLFLVRRMVRDLDLPVEIEGVGIVREEDGLARSSRNRYLDEEQRRAGFVLPRLLAAAAEAADRGAAAAIEAAEAVAHAEPLVKLDYLVVVDPATLLPVDADHRGPALVLVAAIVGTTRLLDNAPILLA
- a CDS encoding DUF2520 domain-containing protein, whose protein sequence is MPENRRDGRLGVGVIGAGRVGPVLGAALAGAGHAVIGIATTSESGRERADALLPGVPVLAIPELVERSELVIVAVPGSEIAALVAGLAATGAWQPGQLVLHTAPEHGYGVLAPALASGVIPLAVHPAMAFSGTSLDLARLAETYFAVSAPGPVLPIAQALVVEMGGEPVTVAESDRAAYAEAVSTATTFSTAIVDQAAGLLAGIGVEKPGFFLSSLVRSSVDDALRRAAG
- a CDS encoding PH domain-containing protein is translated as MTELRAVETDLADGEWHRLHPATPVLKGGIGLLVVLGIVITNLRERLVELFLPGPEGYESGDPVDELLRRGLVGWALLAVAVGLAVAVFAFWLSWRMHTFRITDELVEVRSGVLFRTNRRARLDRIQGIAVQRPLFARLFGAAKLEVSVAGQDANVQLSYLGSRLVDALRRDILRLASGVREREATVDGAAPAGGFLARRLEEFGEPQDETPPESVVSIPPGRLLGSLVFSGFTLFLAASVVAVVFVAVYGSPYVLFAILPGLIGSGSYYVRQFVRSLRYSIAATPDGVRVGYGVLSTSSDTIPPGRIHAVEITQPLLWRPFGWWQVRIDRAGHAASRGANGEPNTTILPVGDLAAVERVLALLLPGPAEGAESTPVGDALRHRDAAGFTRAPRSAVWLRPFSFRRTGYRLTDEVAILRSGAVWRRVAVVPLARMQSVGVQQGPLQRLLGLASARVHTVAGPVTPLVPVMSAADGLAFFESLAAAGVRAADRDASHQWGRRAAAPALPDWPAPEGEPHA
- a CDS encoding PH domain-containing protein; this translates as MPAEPEDASPTTRRDARGRRRDRLDITGEWRRVSPRYVAVEVVSAIVSSVLLLAVPVVLMLIGLPWGWIPMAAAAALAVTLLIVAPRRARAYGYLLRQDDLLFRRGIMFQRFVSVPYGRMQLIDVNRGPLARALGLADLRFVTAAAATGVSIPGLAEQDAEELRDRLVELAESRRAGL
- a CDS encoding DUF3180 domain-containing protein, which codes for MRRTRISTLLGLGLAGAVAGFLLDLAIAAAGRPVLIPPLTVPLTLIVVAALVLGFAVPIHRATKGTLRRPIDPFRAMRVVVLAKASSHVGALLLGASGGILVYLLSRAIPSLGSVWQDVATIVGALVLLVAGLVAEHLCTIPPSDDDDSAVGEVNHA
- the folK gene encoding 2-amino-4-hydroxy-6-hydroxymethyldihydropteridine diphosphokinase produces the protein MRPRQERVRPVRHVVLALGSNLGDRQAHLEEALRALATTPGLRIEAVSKVVESPAWKPEGVDEDAPGYLNAVVTGSTVLEPDDLLAATAAIESAGGRIRGEGEERWGDRTLDIDVIAVGGVLRDDAHLTLPHPRAAERAFVLEPWLDVEPAAVLPGAGPVAELRARATDRVTDHPAGLTWPGSDSARGTTADPESRTP
- the folB gene encoding dihydroneopterin aldolase; the encoded protein is MTAIDPAALAVRDSITLTGLRVRAHHGVFDFERENGQDFVIDATVWLDTAPAAEGDALAETVHYGELAIALADAVTRDPVDLIETLAERLARVALGFAAADVVRITVHKPDAPIPLPFEDVAVQITRTRS
- the folP gene encoding dihydropteroate synthase; this encodes MATTVADLTPTGRAALLGILNVTPDSFSDGGRWLSVDDAVRHGLDLTRPAGDGPAAFGADLVDVGGESTRPGAARVDSAAEQGRVLPVVRALAAEGVRVSIDTMSAATAEAALDAGAVVVNDVSGGLADPRMLPLVAERGAVYIAMHWRGHSAGMTALASYGDVVADVRGELERRVDAAREAGIRDDRLLLDPGLGFAKVGAHDWALLAGLDAIVSLGFPVLVGHSRKRFLAPFAPAGAPAAERDEVSAMLSLVAAGHGAWGVRVHDVRSSARALALAARLQEETP
- the folE gene encoding GTP cyclohydrolase I FolE, with the protein product MPVDKARIEAAVAEILAAIGDDPGREGLLDTPRRFAEAYEEFFGGFDDDAPAQLTETFAVVEGGQESPLDQTVVVRDLAFRSVCEHHLLPFLGVAHIAYRPRERVVGLGRLPRVVETVASRPQIQERMTEQIADALEQGLAPEGVLVVVDAEHGCVRMRGPRQTASSTVTVAARGSLADPAARAEIIALIGAARGE